Below is a window of Stygiolobus azoricus DNA.
ATCATCAAAGAGTTTTTTACGTTCAAATATAAAAAGTATAAACCATAAACTTGATAAAGGTTTAGATATAGATGTCATGGGAGTGTTAAATTGCCTAAGATACCCGTTAAGGTAGTAACATGGGACGAAGTTGTAGAGTTGTCAACAAGACTCGCGGAAATTATTAAAGAGGATAAATACCAACCTGACGTAATAATAGCAATAGCGAGAGGAGGTTTAGTACCAGCAAGAATAATTGCCGATGTATTAGGAGTTATAGATGTGTTGTCTATAAAGGTAGAACATTGGGTGGAAACCGCTTCACACACTCCTCAGGCTAAGGTTAAGTACCCGTATAAGCTGGACTTAAGTGGTAAGAAGACTTTGATTGTGGACGATATAACTGATACCGGTGACAGTGTTGAGTTAGCGAAGAAATACGTATCTGAGAATTTCTCTCCAGCAGTGATTAAGACAGCTACAATGCAATATATTAAGCCAGTAGCTAAGGTCAAACCAGATTATGTAGCTTCAATAGTAGAGGATTGGACGTGGTTTATGTATCCTTGGAACTACTGGGAGGATGAAATAAACCTTGTAAGAAAATTAATGAATGAGGGGGTTAAAACTGAGGAGCTAGAGAAGAAGTTTGTAGAAAGTTATGGTGTAAAACCACCTATTTCATTACAGAAAATACTTCAAGAAATGAAAAGAAGAGATCTTTTACCTTAGCATATGATAAAATGTAATTTGCTAGAAAGTAAATTAATTATTATCCTAGTATATCTTATACCTTAACTTACCTATGGCTCCTCCGAAAGTCTTCTTTACCCATTCCCCGTCAGGAAGTTCATCTCCTATCACGTACACTTTTGCACCGTAGTTCTCCGCCTCTTGTGCAAGTTTTTCCAGCTCCGAGCCAGGCTCATCATACACAACTAGAGAGTCTATCGCACCCATCTGTAACGCTTTTCTTATATCACTAATTCCGTAAATTACAAGCCCATCATCCTTGGCAAGGTGGTATTTTATCTCTTCAAGTAAGTTCTCCACTTGAATGTACTTCTGGTTCTTCAGCAAATCCTGTGCTTTCATTACTAACTCCTTAAGCCCTGCATCACCTTGATCTGGTACGTCAAACAATGGTTGTAATACTAGCTTCTTCAGCCTGTAATCCATATAGTCTCCTTCGTAAAAGTCCTTCTTAGCGTACCCGGGACCCCCTATTAGTATCCCTTTCATCTTTTTGTTTTCGACGAACGGTATGAAGAACGCATTTACTTTTTCTCCTACCTCTTTAAGGAAGTTAGCGTACATTTCCTCAATGATTCTGTCAATTCTTCGCTGTGACTGACCACCCATCATGTGTTTGCCTGGGACGAAACCCTCAAACTCCTCTAAGACTTGAATTCTGGTACCTTTCAGTATACCTATCGTCGCATAGTCTCTCTCAACTATTATTAACCCATATACGTCTGACTCCTCTATCATGTCCTCCAAGAATTCCGTATGGAAAGACTTATCAGTGCGGTAGAAGAATATGGGTACTTTTTCTGGTGGCGAGAACATGAAGCATTTAAACTCATTTGTGTCGAAGTTTTCACCGCAGAATAATACTAAACCGTTATCTGGGACTTTATTGATTTGGGTTAACCTATCAATAGCGGATTGTATAGCTGAAGTTACAGCATCTCTCGTTCGCTTTAACTTAATGTTCTGTGCTATAGACGCTTCTTGTCTCAATAGGTTAAGAACATCTGGTATAGGTCTGCCCGGAGGTATGTATAAGGAGAGTAGAACTGTTGCTGGCGCACTCCATTTCTTTAATTCTCTAATTAGAACCTTCAATTCTTGTCTACTTATTAAGTACTTGTCAAAGACTCATCCCTAATCGAGGTATATTTACGTGATAACACCTTATAAAATTAAAGTCATGAAAGAAAAAATTGTCACCTGACTAGAGCCAGAAGGAATTCCCCAATCATTATCGAAAATACACCTGACAAAAAAATGCCATCAAACGTCCCCATACCTCCAATGCTCACTATCTGCGGACTTGCCTTAATGATCTTACGCATGTTAAGTAAGTCTGCTCCGATGAGTGTTCCTAAAACACTACTTATGTAGGCGGAAATAGGAACGAAAAGTGGCGTGTTAAAGAAGAGGATCAAGCTCACGAATGATGAAGTGACCGGTGCAATCAAAGGATTCATTACGACTCCTACACCAGGCATTACCTTCGAAAAGTGATGAGAAACTATAACTACTATTATTGTATTAACCACGATCAGAAGAGGGATATAATAGGAAAGTTCAGCAGTGAAAAACAATAAGATTGAGGATATTATTACCGGTACGATTGCTCCTCCAACGTTTATCGCAACTAAAGTTTTTCTTATTTCGTATGAAAGTCTTGGTACGTACAAAGGAATGCCGAAAACATAAATTACGTCAACACTGGGCATCAATGCCTCCCTATTTATCTCTTTTAAGACTATATTAACCGGGCTGAAGGCAAAACTGAGAAATGAGAAACTAAAAGCTAAGAGAAAGCTATACACGTCGTTTAAACCAATACTCTTAAAGAGGAATGCGAAATAACCAATAGTGACTATCAGCATTAAAAAGGCGAAAAAGAAGTAGATGACAGCGAGTATCCCTCTTACATGATATATAATTAAAATTCTAGGCGGTTTCTCGTAACTCATTAAACATTATACTCCTAACCTGCATAAATAATTCACTCTAACGTAATCCTCATACGTGTTCATATTGTAAATCTTTGAAGAGAAGTACTCTACGTCTTGATAATTACTCATGTTAAACCCCCTCCACAAGCTTATCCCTACGTATTCCCCTTGGTTTTCCAAGGAGCAAATATCCGCTTCGCATGAACTGATGAGGATCTCAACAGCGTCAATAGGTATAATAGGAGTATCAGCTGGAAAGACTAAAGTCGGGATACCTACCTTCTTAACAGCTTCATATACATCCATTTCATAACCTCGTCCCTCTGTTATTATTTTGGGTAATGCAGAGAAAATTAAAGGAGAAGAATTGGTAATTGCTAAGAAGACTTCTTCTGCAAACATCCTAGCCACTTGATAAACGCGATAATAAGAAGGTAAGCCACAAACCTCCACTAGCGGTTTCAAAGGGGTGAACCTAGTTCCTTTACCTCCCGCCATTATAATAGCTTTCAATTCTAACCAACTCCTCTTCGAAGTCTTCAGTATAACTTTTACCGTTAATAATGAGCTTCGGTTCTCCTTTTTTAAGTACACCTACTACCTTACCTCCCATATTCTCCAGTTTTTTAACATCGGGACTCTTAGCAATCGCAATGAAGCAGCCTGAAGAAATAAGTTGATACGGGTTAACATTTAACGCTCTTGCTATTTCTGCAGTTTCTTCCGACACCGGAATTTCAGACTTTACCTCGAGAGTTAGGTTTGAGGCTTTGGCTACCTCAAGCAAGGCTTGATAAACACCGCCTTCCGTAGCATCATGCATCGCTACAACGTAGTCCTTGACCTTTAATGCAATGTCTTGTACTGGGATCTTGTACTTGTATTCTTTAGATCTTTTTATGACCTCCGCTCTAACTCCCTTTTTCAAAAGCTCGTCTTCGAATTCGTTAGCGAGAATCCAAGTCCCCTCTATTCCCGCCGTTCCGAAAACCAATACGTAATCCCCCTCTTTAGCGTCGGATAGCTTCATTATCTTATCTGAGAAAGAGAAGGCAGTAGTTACCACAATATCTCTGTTCAAACCTTGAGTTACTTCCGTATGACCGCCTACTACACTACACCCGAGTAGTTTACAAGCTTCGTTTATCCCCTCAATTGCGTTGTCAAGCGAGTCCTCACTTTTCAGCAATAGAACCGTGGTTACCCACCTACAACGTACTCCCTTCATATTAACATCGTTACATGCAATAACTACTGATAAAAAACCGGCATTCTTTCCTGCCTCAGTTATAGGGTCAGAATGGATTACTAAATATTTGCCTTCTGCATTAATGTAAGCGTCGTCTTCACCTATACCCGGACAAACTACGCAATCATCGTGAGGGATTTTGTTTAAAAATATGTTAATTGGAATTTTTCCGAAACGCATAATAGTAAATAAAACGGCAATGATATTTATGGATATCATAGTCATTGAGGACTTATGGAAGGTTTATAAGAACGGAATAGAGGCATTGAGAGGGATATCACTAAGAGTGAGAGAAGGCGAGGTTTTCTCCTTTCTAGGACCCAATGGTGCAGGGAAGACAACAACTATAAAAATCTTGTCCTGCATCCTTAAACCGACTAAGGGAAAAGTTACTGTAGCAGGTTATGAAGTTCCGAAGGACTGTAAGAAGATAAGAGAGATCGTAAGTGTAGTACCTCAGGAGTTCCAAGGTTTCTCAGACTTGACTGTAAGAGAGAATATCCAGTATTTCGCAAAACTTTACAAAGTTAACAACGTGGACGACGTGATTGAGGAGTTGGGGTTAAAAGAACATCAGAATAAAAAGTTTGGGGAGCTGTCTGGAGGACTTAAGAGAAGGGTGGCGATAGCTTGTGGAATAATCGGTAATCCAAAGTTGATTTATTTAGACGAGCCTACAGTTGGTCTAGACCCCAAGTCTAGGAGGAGTATCTGGGAGATTGTGAAGTCTTTGAAGGACAAGGGGATCACAGTTTTTTTGGCAACACATTACCTAGACGAGGCAGAAAAGCTCTCAGACCGTGTAGCTGTAATCTATAAGGGTAAGATCGTTAAGTTGTCAACACCAAGCGAACTCGTAGATGAGTTCAAAAAGGAGAATTTAGAGGAAGCTTACTTAGAGCTTATGAGACAACTAGAGGCTGATGATCAATGAGGAATGTAATCCCTACTGCTGTTGCAATCATTAAAGACAACTTGAGAAGTAGAATTACCTTGGGATTTGTGATAATATTTCCATTAGTATTAGCCTTTATTTTCTCCTTACTCGGTCAAGCTTTTCAACCTCATATAACTGTTTATGTTGCAGGAAATAATAGTAGTGAAATAGCCTCATACCTTAACCAGAGTAAACTATTTATTGCTTATGTTGGAGGGAACCCAAGTTACGTCACGTTGTATAACGCAATTTTTGTCAACTCTACTTCTAAAGTAATATATTATAGCCAACTTACAAGTAACTACATTCCCCTATTACAGTCATATCTGTCTTTATATTACTTTCATGAGCAAACACCATTTACACCTCAAGAAACTATTACGAGGGCTACTCCAGTAGCTTATGAGATTTCAGGCGTAGTTGGAGTAATAACACTATCTAATGGTCTGTTCGGAGTAACCGGTGTGGGTAGTGGATATTATAGAGATAAGCTTGTAGAGAGGTTAGCCTCATCGCCAATAAGGGATTATGAATGGGTCTTGGCTTTGATGATCTATGAGGTTGTAATCACGATTCTCTCTTCTATCGCTATCTTAGTAGTAGGTGCGTTAATGGGCTTTTTGCCAGATCTGGGACTTTCGTTTTTAGCAGGTCTAGTATTAGGAACTCTTATGTTTTCAGGTTTAGGTGCAGCGATTCTTGGTTTAACACCTAAGGAGAAAGTGTTCTTATCTAACATAGTTGCAAATTTCCTAGTTTTACCTTTAATGTTCATCAGTAACGCTTTCTTCTCTCCCTCTTTATTTCCATCATTTCTAAAGGCGTTTGCCGAGTATCAGCCAGTATCGTTGCTAAACGATGTAGTCAGAGAGACACTAGTCTTTGGTGAGCTTCCTAACCCGGTGTATTTAGTAGTGATATTCGTCCTTACCGTAATATTCTTGGGAATCGGTTCTAGGTTGTTAAGGCTTAGAGAAGTATAAGAATAACTGCTGACGAAAAACTAAAAAACTTTTAATCTTATTGTGAAACCCAAGGAGCCTTCGTTTTTGCCAAGAACGCTAAGATCCCATTAGTTGCGTCTTTAGTTAGAACTTGATCTGTAAGAAGTTTGAAAGCAGACTCTAACTCACTTTCATACTTTTTGAAAATAAGTCTTCTCATATTCATCAGAGACGAAGGAGCCATAAGTTTCAGTTTATCCATAACTTTCTGAGTTTCACCTTCCAAGTTATCACTTACGAAGTGGACTAGCCCTATTTGTTTTGCTTCTTCAGCACTTAATTCTTCTCCTAAAAAGGCTAGCCTGATCACGTTGTCAATTCCTATAACATCTTTACCTATAGTCACGAGTACAGGCGGGAATACTCCTATCTTTGCACCGGGTGCTGCAAATCTAGCATAAGGAGAGGCAATTACAATATCTGAAACGAGGAGTATTTCCATTGACGCACCATAAGCTATTCCTTCTACAATCGAGATCACGGGTTTGCTGAGGTTTATAATGGTTCTATACATTTCAAACATTGTAGAGAAAAAACTTGATGCGTACTCTCTGTTCTCATTCGCCGACTTTAGCTCCTTTATATCAGCTCCAGCTCCAAAGTTCTTATTTGCTCCAGTTAGGACTATAAACCTCACGTCTTTATTACTGTCCAACTTCTTTAATGTATCGATTATGTCGTACATAAATTCCTTATTCACAACATTGTATTTTCCACCAGTGTTGAAGGTTATCTTAGCATAATTTATTAATACCTCAGTTGTTAAGGTACTCATCCCTTATTATACCTATGCGAGAGAAATAAATATTTTCTCTAATGTATTTTGTCAGAAAAAAATACTTTATTTAATTGTTAATTTTTCACTATATTTAAGTATTATTTCAAAAAGATTTGAAATGCATATATATGTTTTATAAAACTATGTTTATATCAGATTAAGTAAAAATTGTGAGGTGGATTAAAATGAGCGCAGGAGACTTCTTGAGGGGGCTTATTAGAGGAGCTGTAATTGGAGGATATTTGGGATTTAACTTCGTTATGGGGAAACTAGCTGACTTAGTAAAGGCGATATTCCAATTAGATAAGGACTGGATTACGAGAGCTACAATGGGAATGATAGTATTAAGTATAATATGGGGTATTCTAGGGATTATAGACGCCTTTATGGTTAGAGTTCAAGAGTTTGCTTGGGGAGTAGCCCAGTTCTTACCCTTAACTCCTCAAGAATGGTACGCGTCTGTAACACTTCATGGAATCAGGGATTTGTTCGGGTTTGCTCAACAACTAATTCTTGCAGTATTCATTTACTTCACCTTTAGGATGTTGTCAATCCAGCCCAGAGCTAAGTGGGTGTTTAACTTAGGCTTCGTGTTATTCAA
It encodes the following:
- a CDS encoding phosphoribosyltransferase, which codes for MPKIPVKVVTWDEVVELSTRLAEIIKEDKYQPDVIIAIARGGLVPARIIADVLGVIDVLSIKVEHWVETASHTPQAKVKYPYKLDLSGKKTLIVDDITDTGDSVELAKKYVSENFSPAVIKTATMQYIKPVAKVKPDYVASIVEDWTWFMYPWNYWEDEINLVRKLMNEGVKTEELEKKFVESYGVKPPISLQKILQEMKRRDLLP
- the prf1 gene encoding peptide chain release factor aRF-1, with the translated sequence MKVLIRELKKWSAPATVLLSLYIPPGRPIPDVLNLLRQEASIAQNIKLKRTRDAVTSAIQSAIDRLTQINKVPDNGLVLFCGENFDTNEFKCFMFSPPEKVPIFFYRTDKSFHTEFLEDMIEESDVYGLIIVERDYATIGILKGTRIQVLEEFEGFVPGKHMMGGQSQRRIDRIIEEMYANFLKEVGEKVNAFFIPFVENKKMKGILIGGPGYAKKDFYEGDYMDYRLKKLVLQPLFDVPDQGDAGLKELVMKAQDLLKNQKYIQVENLLEEIKYHLAKDDGLVIYGISDIRKALQMGAIDSLVVYDEPGSELEKLAQEAENYGAKVYVIGDELPDGEWVKKTFGGAIGKLRYKIY
- a CDS encoding DUF1614 domain-containing protein, translating into MSYEKPPRILIIYHVRGILAVIYFFFAFLMLIVTIGYFAFLFKSIGLNDVYSFLLAFSFSFLSFAFSPVNIVLKEINREALMPSVDVIYVFGIPLYVPRLSYEIRKTLVAINVGGAIVPVIISSILLFFTAELSYYIPLLIVVNTIIVVIVSHHFSKVMPGVGVVMNPLIAPVTSSFVSLILFFNTPLFVPISAYISSVLGTLIGADLLNMRKIIKASPQIVSIGGMGTFDGIFLSGVFSIMIGEFLLALVR
- a CDS encoding NTP transferase domain-containing protein, whose translation is MKAIIMAGGKGTRFTPLKPLVEVCGLPSYYRVYQVARMFAEEVFLAITNSSPLIFSALPKIITEGRGYEMDVYEAVKKVGIPTLVFPADTPIIPIDAVEILISSCEADICSLENQGEYVGISLWRGFNMSNYQDVEYFSSKIYNMNTYEDYVRVNYLCRLGV
- a CDS encoding AIR synthase family protein, with protein sequence MRFGKIPINIFLNKIPHDDCVVCPGIGEDDAYINAEGKYLVIHSDPITEAGKNAGFLSVVIACNDVNMKGVRCRWVTTVLLLKSEDSLDNAIEGINEACKLLGCSVVGGHTEVTQGLNRDIVVTTAFSFSDKIMKLSDAKEGDYVLVFGTAGIEGTWILANEFEDELLKKGVRAEVIKRSKEYKYKIPVQDIALKVKDYVVAMHDATEGGVYQALLEVAKASNLTLEVKSEIPVSEETAEIARALNVNPYQLISSGCFIAIAKSPDVKKLENMGGKVVGVLKKGEPKLIINGKSYTEDFEEELVRIESYYNGGR
- a CDS encoding ABC transporter ATP-binding protein, yielding MDIIVIEDLWKVYKNGIEALRGISLRVREGEVFSFLGPNGAGKTTTIKILSCILKPTKGKVTVAGYEVPKDCKKIREIVSVVPQEFQGFSDLTVRENIQYFAKLYKVNNVDDVIEELGLKEHQNKKFGELSGGLKRRVAIACGIIGNPKLIYLDEPTVGLDPKSRRSIWEIVKSLKDKGITVFLATHYLDEAEKLSDRVAVIYKGKIVKLSTPSELVDEFKKENLEEAYLELMRQLEADDQ
- a CDS encoding ABC transporter permease translates to MRNVIPTAVAIIKDNLRSRITLGFVIIFPLVLAFIFSLLGQAFQPHITVYVAGNNSSEIASYLNQSKLFIAYVGGNPSYVTLYNAIFVNSTSKVIYYSQLTSNYIPLLQSYLSLYYFHEQTPFTPQETITRATPVAYEISGVVGVITLSNGLFGVTGVGSGYYRDKLVERLASSPIRDYEWVLALMIYEVVITILSSIAILVVGALMGFLPDLGLSFLAGLVLGTLMFSGLGAAILGLTPKEKVFLSNIVANFLVLPLMFISNAFFSPSLFPSFLKAFAEYQPVSLLNDVVRETLVFGELPNPVYLVVIFVLTVIFLGIGSRLLRLREV
- a CDS encoding enoyl-CoA hydratase/isomerase family protein, whose amino-acid sequence is MSTLTTEVLINYAKITFNTGGKYNVVNKEFMYDIIDTLKKLDSNKDVRFIVLTGANKNFGAGADIKELKSANENREYASSFFSTMFEMYRTIINLSKPVISIVEGIAYGASMEILLVSDIVIASPYARFAAPGAKIGVFPPVLVTIGKDVIGIDNVIRLAFLGEELSAEEAKQIGLVHFVSDNLEGETQKVMDKLKLMAPSSLMNMRRLIFKKYESELESAFKLLTDQVLTKDATNGILAFLAKTKAPWVSQ